Proteins from a genomic interval of Pseudomonas silesiensis:
- a CDS encoding GspE/PulE family protein — MDRLSLAVEPALLDCVPSRFSSEQLAQARARATSSGERVLEALGVLCELAPMPFIQCLGATLHYPVLDTDSLFQATPVFDRVTLAQCLKREFILLRHADAVIGVFADPFDTARLAWIDDCLHGAPLYLVHADDLKAYLARHEESFHAVESLNAQADAGTEIDTLQSLSLTSISEDASVVVKLVNSTLYDALKMHASDIHLGTTGSGLVIKYRIDGVLNNISKIQGSEFAEQVISRVKVMAELDIGEKRVPQDGRFKIGISGRQIDFRVSIMPSIFGEDAVLRVLDKQDLADKVSGVQLQALGFEEHTLRQLRRLAAEPYGMVLVTGPTGSGKTTTLYAMITEINHGVDKIITIEDPVEYQLPGVLQIPVNEKKGLTFARGLRSILRHDPDKIMVGEIRDPDTAQIAVQSALTGHLVFTTIHANNVFDVIGRFTQMEIDPYSLVSALNAVLAQRLIRLVCASCSAPSNPTDEELRLSGLDPQQVDHYHFVHGKGCGHCRGTGYRGRTAIAELLHLDDELRQMIVERQPVSKIKAHACKRGLRLLRESALELVAEGRTTLEEINRVTFVS; from the coding sequence ATGGACCGTCTATCCCTTGCCGTCGAACCGGCGCTACTGGACTGTGTACCGTCTCGTTTTTCCAGTGAGCAACTGGCCCAGGCCCGGGCCCGGGCCACCAGCTCCGGGGAGCGGGTCCTGGAAGCCCTCGGGGTGCTGTGCGAACTGGCCCCCATGCCCTTCATCCAGTGCCTCGGCGCGACCCTGCATTATCCGGTGCTCGACACCGACAGCCTGTTTCAAGCCACCCCGGTGTTCGACCGGGTCACCCTGGCCCAATGCCTCAAGCGCGAATTCATCCTGCTGCGTCATGCCGATGCGGTGATCGGTGTGTTTGCCGACCCCTTCGATACCGCGCGCCTGGCCTGGATCGACGACTGCCTGCATGGCGCGCCGCTGTACCTGGTGCACGCCGACGACCTGAAAGCCTACCTGGCGCGCCATGAAGAGAGCTTCCACGCGGTGGAATCGCTCAACGCCCAGGCCGACGCCGGCACCGAAATCGATACCCTGCAAAGCCTGTCCCTGACCAGCATCAGCGAAGACGCCAGCGTGGTGGTCAAGCTGGTCAACTCGACCCTGTACGACGCGCTGAAAATGCACGCCAGCGACATCCACCTGGGCACCACCGGCAGCGGCCTGGTGATCAAGTACCGCATCGATGGTGTGCTGAACAACATCAGCAAGATCCAGGGCAGCGAGTTCGCCGAACAGGTGATTTCCCGGGTCAAGGTCATGGCCGAACTGGACATCGGCGAAAAGCGCGTGCCCCAGGACGGTCGTTTCAAAATCGGCATCAGTGGCCGGCAGATCGACTTCCGGGTGTCGATCATGCCGAGCATTTTCGGCGAGGACGCGGTGCTGCGGGTGCTGGACAAACAGGACCTGGCGGACAAGGTCAGTGGCGTGCAGTTGCAGGCCCTGGGTTTTGAAGAACACACCCTGCGCCAGCTGCGCCGGCTGGCCGCCGAGCCTTACGGCATGGTGCTGGTCACCGGACCCACCGGCAGCGGCAAGACCACCACCCTCTACGCGATGATCACCGAGATCAACCACGGCGTGGACAAGATCATCACCATCGAAGACCCGGTGGAATATCAGCTGCCCGGCGTGCTGCAGATCCCGGTCAACGAAAAGAAAGGCCTGACCTTCGCCCGCGGCCTGCGCTCGATCCTGCGCCATGACCCGGACAAGATCATGGTCGGTGAAATCCGCGACCCCGACACCGCGCAGATTGCGGTGCAGTCGGCGCTCACCGGGCACCTGGTGTTCACCACCATTCACGCCAACAACGTGTTCGACGTCATCGGCCGTTTCACCCAGATGGAAATCGACCCTTACAGCCTGGTCTCGGCCCTCAACGCGGTGCTGGCGCAACGGTTGATCCGTCTTGTGTGCGCCAGTTGCAGCGCGCCGAGCAACCCGACCGACGAAGAGCTGCGCCTCAGCGGACTCGATCCACAGCAGGTCGATCACTATCACTTCGTCCACGGCAAAGGCTGCGGCCATTGCCGGGGCACCGGTTACCGCGGGCGTACCGCGATCGCCGAACTGCTGCACCTGGACGACGAACTGCGGCAGATGATCGTCGAGCGCCAACCCGTTTCGAAAATCAAGGCACACGCGTGCAAACGTGGCTTGCGCCTGCTGCGCGAGTCGGCTCTGGAACTGGTTGCAGAGGGGCGGACCACGCTCGAGGAGATCAATCGTGTCACTTTTGTCTCGTGA
- a CDS encoding response regulator, whose translation MLNKVLVVEDEQLLAENLKDYLQAQGLDVRIAHDGATGIGEAERFAPDVMVFDYRLPDMEGFEVLDAVRRNRNCHFVLITGHPTAEVCERARQLGVSHILFKPFPLAELARAVCDLLGMEREPKAGMGTSEGFVERRQSRTESFPLQLYDGSWVLADRRRIPSTSKAPDDEQLLTGDQGRDKL comes from the coding sequence TTGTTAAACAAAGTACTGGTTGTCGAAGACGAACAGCTCCTTGCCGAAAACCTCAAGGATTACCTTCAGGCGCAAGGGCTGGACGTCCGGATTGCACATGACGGTGCGACGGGTATCGGTGAAGCCGAACGGTTCGCACCCGATGTGATGGTGTTCGATTACCGCTTGCCCGATATGGAAGGCTTTGAGGTGCTCGATGCTGTCCGCCGGAACAGGAATTGCCATTTTGTACTGATTACGGGGCACCCAACCGCTGAAGTCTGTGAGCGGGCCCGGCAACTCGGAGTCAGTCATATCCTGTTCAAACCCTTTCCGTTGGCGGAATTGGCCCGAGCAGTCTGCGATCTTCTGGGCATGGAGCGCGAACCCAAAGCAGGCATGGGCACATCCGAAGGTTTTGTCGAACGACGCCAGAGCAGGACCGAAAGTTTCCCGCTGCAGTTGTACGACGGCAGTTGGGTGCTGGCAGATCGTCGACGTATTCCATCGACGTCCAAGGCACCAGACGACGAACAATTGCTCACCGGGGATCAGGGGCGCGACAAGCTGTAA
- a CDS encoding peptidylprolyl isomerase produces the protein MKLNTVLILLTMWVPATFGGNGPAAARVNGEEISEWRLERYFAEFLEDQGRAVASIRNPKAYKQLRQAALDALIDRELLWQEAVKRGVVISDAMVQSQVEQTRQAIGDADKFTRRLEDAGFDEAGYIEYTRREIAARQVFADLTKAAGPDEKQIRDFYETHRAQMSRPEEVQARHLLIKVAQDADPSTVEAARLRLEQLRVKITQGEDFASVARAGSEDVSASEGGDLGYFPRGRMLPEFEAAAFALAPGAVSEPVRTAVGWHLIQVQNRLEATDVSEEQGLEMVRVYLARQHQAQARRDVLAQLRSSNRIERIDDE, from the coding sequence ATGAAACTCAATACTGTGCTGATCCTGCTGACAATGTGGGTGCCCGCGACGTTTGGCGGCAACGGCCCCGCTGCCGCACGGGTCAATGGCGAAGAAATTTCCGAATGGCGCCTGGAGCGTTATTTCGCCGAATTCCTCGAGGACCAGGGCCGGGCCGTGGCCAGCATTCGCAATCCCAAGGCCTACAAGCAATTGCGTCAGGCCGCCCTCGACGCGCTGATCGACCGCGAGCTGCTGTGGCAGGAAGCGGTCAAGCGCGGGGTGGTGATCAGCGACGCCATGGTGCAAAGCCAGGTTGAGCAGACCCGGCAGGCGATCGGCGATGCCGATAAGTTCACCCGGCGCCTGGAGGACGCCGGCTTTGACGAAGCCGGTTATATCGAATACACCCGCCGTGAAATCGCCGCCCGTCAGGTGTTTGCCGACCTGACCAAGGCCGCCGGGCCGGATGAAAAGCAGATCCGCGACTTCTATGAAACGCATCGCGCGCAAATGAGCCGGCCCGAGGAAGTCCAGGCCCGGCACCTCCTGATCAAGGTGGCGCAAGACGCCGACCCTTCCACAGTTGAAGCGGCGCGGCTACGCTTGGAGCAGTTGCGTGTAAAAATCACTCAGGGCGAGGACTTTGCCAGCGTGGCCCGGGCCGGTTCCGAAGATGTATCTGCCAGCGAAGGCGGGGACCTGGGCTATTTTCCACGGGGGCGCATGTTGCCGGAATTCGAAGCGGCGGCGTTCGCCCTGGCGCCGGGAGCCGTCAGTGAGCCGGTTCGGACGGCGGTCGGCTGGCATTTGATCCAAGTGCAGAACCGCCTGGAGGCGACCGATGTCTCGGAGGAGCAAGGGCTTGAGATGGTCCGGGTGTACCTTGCCCGGCAACACCAGGCACAGGCTCGTCGAGACGTTCTGGCGCAGCTGCGTTCCAGTAATCGAATCGAGCGAATTGACGATGAATGA
- a CDS encoding ABC transporter substrate-binding protein, with protein MKTSLILGLLLLGGISFAAHGLSLSPSESAGKRLYREGVSGSGEPIMARVGAADMLLPATSLPCANCHGTDGQGRPEGGVRPPSLSWSRLTSSHGQQQINGRDYPAYTEGLLARAIQEGRDPGNNRLDPAMPRFVLSMNDQRNLTAYLKRLADDRDPGLTAGTLHLGTLLPSQGPLSEEGATVAAVLEGCVASINQTGGIHGRQLYLTIVDPGPDRASAEQALDRLIEQEQVFALIAPLVPALDSDLAARLDRAGIPLIGPLSLLGTTQVSRQIFEPLPGLREQLIALADYATNSLRVLQGPTLITYPDEPGQQLAAQNLSQYLQDHAWQKVSLQAYDPARDDVPLGSRSVFYLGSGGGFSRFAERLQTAGQVPYLFAASNQVAGDLLQVPSGFSKRVFLAYPFVPSDWTLAGRLALTRMREHQGLGGQHAVLQVGAFSSMLLFSEGMKQAGRDASREKLVNSLEGLHDFETGLTPKISFGPGRRQGLSGAHIVTVELPNQRFYLVAPYKPIAATP; from the coding sequence ATGAAGACCTCACTCATCCTCGGCCTGCTACTGCTCGGCGGCATCAGTTTCGCCGCCCATGGGCTGTCCCTGAGTCCCAGCGAAAGTGCCGGCAAACGCCTGTATCGCGAAGGGGTGTCGGGGAGCGGTGAGCCGATCATGGCCCGGGTCGGCGCGGCGGACATGCTGCTGCCGGCCACCAGCCTGCCGTGCGCCAACTGCCACGGCACCGACGGCCAGGGGCGGCCGGAAGGCGGGGTGCGGCCGCCGAGCCTGAGCTGGTCGCGACTGACCAGCAGCCATGGCCAGCAGCAAATCAATGGCCGTGACTACCCGGCGTATACCGAAGGCCTGTTGGCGCGAGCGATTCAGGAAGGGCGCGATCCGGGCAACAATCGGCTGGATCCGGCGATGCCGCGGTTCGTGTTGTCGATGAATGATCAGCGCAACCTCACGGCCTACCTCAAGCGCCTGGCCGACGACCGCGACCCGGGCCTGACCGCCGGCACGCTACACCTGGGCACGTTGTTGCCAAGCCAGGGGCCGTTGAGCGAAGAGGGCGCTACGGTAGCCGCTGTGCTCGAGGGCTGTGTGGCGAGCATCAATCAAACGGGGGGGATTCATGGTCGGCAGTTGTACCTGACCATCGTCGATCCGGGCCCGGATCGCGCCAGTGCCGAGCAGGCGCTGGACCGCTTGATCGAGCAGGAGCAGGTGTTCGCCCTGATCGCACCGCTGGTGCCGGCACTGGATTCGGACCTGGCCGCGCGCCTGGATCGGGCCGGTATCCCGCTGATCGGACCGCTGTCGCTGTTGGGGACAACCCAGGTCAGCCGGCAGATTTTCGAGCCGCTGCCGGGGTTGCGTGAACAACTGATCGCCCTGGCCGATTACGCCACCAACAGTTTGCGGGTGCTCCAGGGACCGACGCTGATCACCTACCCGGACGAGCCCGGACAACAGCTGGCGGCGCAGAACCTCAGCCAATACTTGCAGGATCACGCCTGGCAAAAGGTGAGTCTGCAAGCCTATGACCCGGCACGGGACGATGTGCCGCTGGGCTCGCGCTCGGTGTTCTACCTGGGCAGCGGCGGTGGTTTCAGTCGCTTCGCTGAACGCTTGCAGACCGCGGGGCAGGTGCCTTACCTGTTCGCCGCCTCGAACCAGGTGGCCGGCGATCTGTTGCAAGTGCCCAGTGGTTTTTCCAAGCGAGTGTTTCTGGCCTATCCCTTCGTGCCCAGTGACTGGACGCTGGCCGGGCGCCTGGCGCTGACCCGAATGCGCGAGCACCAGGGGCTCGGCGGTCAGCACGCGGTGCTGCAAGTGGGCGCGTTCAGTTCGATGCTGCTGTTCAGCGAGGGCATGAAGCAGGCCGGGCGCGACGCCAGCCGCGAGAAACTCGTCAACTCGCTGGAAGGCCTGCACGACTTCGAGACCGGGCTGACCCCGAAGATCAGCTTCGGCCCGGGTCGCCGCCAGGGCTTGAGCGGCGCGCACATCGTCACCGTCGAGCTGCCCAACCAGCGCTTCTATCTGGTAGCACCCTATAAACCCATTGCTGCCACGCCCTGA
- a CDS encoding SCO family protein: MKALALILLTMGFCASSDRAFSHEGHASAAPEQAAAQAAAQPAGGTRDAQTWFTDTPLQDQNGNTLRFYSDALQNRVVLLNVIFTSCNDACPLITRKLKEVREVLGDKADGITFISLTSDPLRDTPAVLKAYTLKQGVDGPHWLFLTGDKAQIDLVLSRIGQILPSPEQHSTQLIVGDVANKRWSKIRPDAPAAAIAQRLQLLTMPVAGR, translated from the coding sequence ATGAAAGCGCTCGCCTTGATTCTCCTGACGATGGGCTTTTGCGCAAGCAGCGACAGGGCGTTCTCCCACGAGGGGCACGCGAGCGCCGCGCCTGAGCAGGCCGCTGCACAGGCCGCTGCACAACCGGCTGGCGGCACCCGCGATGCGCAGACCTGGTTCACCGACACGCCGCTGCAGGACCAGAATGGCAACACCCTGCGCTTCTACAGCGATGCGTTGCAGAACCGCGTGGTGTTGCTCAACGTGATTTTCACCAGTTGCAACGATGCCTGCCCGCTGATCACCCGCAAACTCAAGGAGGTTCGCGAGGTGCTGGGCGACAAGGCCGATGGCATCACCTTTATCTCCCTTACCAGTGATCCGCTGCGGGACACCCCGGCGGTACTCAAGGCTTACACCTTGAAGCAGGGCGTCGATGGGCCCCACTGGCTTTTTCTTACCGGTGACAAGGCGCAGATCGACCTTGTCTTGAGCCGCATCGGCCAGATCCTGCCGAGCCCCGAGCAGCATTCCACCCAATTGATCGTGGGGGACGTGGCCAACAAGCGCTGGAGCAAGATCCGTCCCGATGCCCCGGCCGCCGCCATTGCCCAGCGCCTGCAGTTGCTGACTATGCCCGTGGCCGGTCGTTGA
- a CDS encoding SCO family protein: MNRFAHRGLLTFCLLAAGIAQVQAHSKDEHAGHEMPATSASSESAQVKFADVALVDQDGKSVRLEKDLVTDKIVVMSFIYTSCTTVCPVVSSIMGKVQKQLGARVGSEVQLVSISIDPQRDDAKRLNDYARAFQNGPGWSWLTGSVQSVNETLKGLGSFSGDFKSHQPLILVGDGNSHNWTRYYGFTDPAVLTREVEKLSGQRNGRNKHTAIAMEQHP; encoded by the coding sequence ATGAACCGATTCGCACACCGTGGACTGTTGACGTTCTGCCTGTTAGCCGCCGGTATCGCTCAGGTCCAGGCCCACTCGAAGGATGAGCACGCCGGCCACGAAATGCCGGCCACCAGCGCCAGCTCGGAAAGCGCCCAGGTCAAGTTCGCCGACGTCGCCCTGGTTGATCAGGACGGTAAGTCGGTGCGTCTGGAAAAGGACCTGGTGACCGACAAGATCGTGGTCATGAGCTTCATCTACACCAGTTGCACCACGGTCTGCCCGGTGGTGTCCTCGATCATGGGCAAGGTGCAGAAACAGCTTGGCGCCCGGGTCGGCAGCGAGGTGCAGCTGGTCTCCATCAGTATCGATCCGCAGCGCGATGACGCCAAACGCCTGAACGACTATGCCCGCGCCTTCCAGAACGGTCCGGGCTGGAGCTGGCTCACCGGCAGTGTGCAGTCGGTCAACGAAACCCTCAAGGGTCTGGGCAGCTTCAGCGGCGACTTCAAAAGCCATCAGCCATTGATCCTGGTGGGGGACGGCAACAGCCACAACTGGACCCGTTATTACGGCTTCACCGACCCGGCCGTGCTGACCCGTGAAGTGGAAAAGCTCAGCGGCCAGCGCAACGGACGTAACAAACACACTGCCATTGCCATGGAGCAACACCCATGA
- a CDS encoding cytochrome D1 domain-containing protein — protein sequence MNRTIIVAIWALLVGLALIWLGVWRAWQPVLLSEVAVPKTWSKNTLVRDGVTVAFEVKPLAGSGVLREGEFADVRFRVTDSASGQPLSGVAPGAWLDPETIAADEAQGREQSCKSRVGVFLKSSIGARPLLDLNSYFLLVMNRDASVSVVDPSVSVGGITSTMARIDIKQPPMDWVTPRDNKRVFVSMPTAGEVAVIDSEQFKLTDSVVAGNNPVRLALQPDERLLWVGNNAKTAEESGVTVIDTQSLKVLKHLPTGAGHHEITFSNDSRHAFVTNRDDGTLSIIDIASLTISKQLKTGSHPLSAAYSSLSQAVYVSDGQDGTVTVVDSASLAVRRVIKLKQGLGPMGFSADGRFGIVLNTLENQAAVIDAATDSLIHELDVSAEPYQVVFTKAYAYIRGLASAKVTMINLSSLGEGRKPISQGFEAGPQAPRLAGDLPLASSLAVSRDDNAVFVVNPVDNTTYFYAEGMNAPMSGYPNRGQVARAALVIDRSLREVEPGLYSSRIKLPGAGRFDVAFLLNQPNIIHCFTASVEEDKTLVQHPGMPKVEFMLDKATAALGSPYVVRFRIVQGKQKAQRSGVKDVQVRYFRAPTSRARQVAALEVGDGIYEAPVTLDQNGAWYLHVRAASLGASFDDKTFASVRVLPGDTH from the coding sequence ATGAACAGGACCATCATAGTGGCCATCTGGGCACTGCTTGTAGGGTTGGCGCTGATCTGGCTGGGCGTATGGCGCGCGTGGCAGCCGGTGTTGCTCAGCGAAGTGGCAGTGCCGAAGACCTGGAGCAAAAACACCCTGGTGCGTGACGGGGTGACGGTGGCGTTCGAGGTGAAACCGCTGGCCGGGAGTGGCGTACTGCGCGAGGGCGAGTTCGCCGACGTGCGCTTTCGGGTCACGGACAGCGCCTCGGGGCAGCCTCTGTCGGGCGTCGCTCCCGGTGCCTGGCTCGACCCGGAAACCATCGCCGCCGACGAGGCCCAGGGGCGCGAGCAAAGCTGCAAATCCCGGGTCGGAGTGTTCCTGAAATCGAGCATCGGCGCACGGCCGCTCCTGGACCTCAACAGCTACTTCCTGCTGGTGATGAACCGCGATGCCAGCGTCTCGGTGGTCGACCCTTCAGTATCGGTGGGCGGGATCACCAGCACCATGGCCCGGATCGATATCAAGCAACCGCCGATGGACTGGGTGACGCCCCGGGACAACAAACGCGTATTCGTATCGATGCCCACTGCCGGGGAGGTGGCGGTGATCGACAGCGAGCAATTCAAGTTGACCGACTCGGTAGTCGCCGGCAACAACCCGGTGCGGTTGGCGTTGCAGCCGGACGAACGCCTGCTGTGGGTCGGCAACAACGCCAAAACCGCCGAGGAATCCGGGGTCACGGTGATCGACACCCAAAGCCTCAAGGTCCTCAAACACCTGCCTACCGGTGCCGGGCATCACGAAATCACGTTCAGCAACGACAGCCGTCATGCCTTCGTCACCAACCGCGACGACGGCACCCTGAGCATCATCGACATTGCCAGCCTGACCATCAGCAAACAATTGAAGACCGGTTCACACCCGTTATCGGCCGCGTACTCGTCGCTGTCCCAGGCGGTGTACGTCAGTGACGGCCAGGACGGCACCGTGACGGTGGTCGATAGCGCCAGCCTGGCGGTGCGCCGGGTGATCAAGCTGAAGCAGGGCCTCGGCCCGATGGGCTTCAGTGCCGACGGGCGTTTCGGCATCGTGCTCAATACCCTGGAGAACCAGGCCGCGGTGATCGACGCCGCCACCGATTCATTGATCCATGAACTGGACGTGTCCGCCGAACCCTATCAGGTGGTGTTCACCAAGGCCTACGCCTACATCCGCGGACTGGCCTCGGCCAAGGTGACGATGATCAACCTGTCGTCCCTGGGTGAAGGCCGCAAGCCGATCAGCCAGGGTTTCGAAGCAGGGCCGCAGGCGCCGCGCCTGGCCGGTGACTTGCCGCTGGCGTCGAGCCTGGCGGTGTCGCGGGACGACAACGCAGTATTTGTGGTCAATCCGGTGGACAACACCACTTACTTCTACGCTGAAGGCATGAACGCGCCGATGTCCGGTTACCCCAATCGCGGCCAGGTGGCCCGTGCGGCACTGGTCATCGACCGCAGCCTGCGCGAAGTCGAGCCGGGGCTGTACAGCTCGCGGATCAAGCTGCCAGGCGCCGGGAGGTTTGACGTGGCTTTCCTGCTCAACCAGCCGAACATCATCCATTGCTTCACGGCGTCGGTCGAGGAGGACAAAACCCTTGTCCAGCACCCGGGCATGCCGAAGGTGGAGTTCATGCTCGACAAGGCCACAGCGGCCCTGGGCAGCCCTTACGTGGTGCGCTTTCGCATCGTCCAGGGCAAACAGAAGGCCCAGCGCAGTGGCGTGAAAGACGTTCAGGTGCGCTATTTCCGCGCCCCGACGTCCCGCGCCCGGCAAGTCGCGGCCCTGGAGGTGGGTGACGGGATTTATGAAGCCCCCGTCACCCTCGACCAGAACGGCGCCTGGTACTTGCATGTGCGCGCAGCGTCCCTCGGCGCGAGTTTCGATGACAAGACGTTTGCCAGCGTTCGGGTCCTGCCCGGCGATACCCACTAG